The following proteins are co-located in the Helicobacter acinonychis genome:
- a CDS encoding carbon-nitrogen hydrolase family protein → MQVFALQLESFKEALMQSLFNSVPKQSVIVLPEYVINPFFHHNMELDLNEISDQSKRAIEFLSQKCQELDLIISAPVLLEEESKIYKKIALISKESVQYYTQQRLIPYPHWDEESFFDNEKRNFKELLVFERGGLKFAPLFGFEAHFDEIWVQAKNQGVDVVLLSSVASFESNERWRFLCQMRAFCASCVVVRANRIGAYRQIIVKEGQKNEFLWKFYGDSFAALPNGVIENSLEGKMGALSVQIDKNDIDEWAKLWHFRTRGLND, encoded by the coding sequence ATGCAAGTGTTTGCCTTACAGCTAGAGTCTTTTAAAGAAGCTCTCATGCAATCCTTATTCAACTCCGTGCCAAAGCAAAGCGTAATCGTGTTGCCTGAATATGTGATCAACCCCTTTTTCCACCATAACATGGAGTTGGATTTGAATGAAATCAGCGATCAATCCAAGCGAGCGATTGAATTCCTCTCTCAAAAATGCCAAGAGTTAGACTTAATCATTTCAGCCCCGGTGCTTTTAGAAGAAGAATCTAAAATCTATAAAAAAATCGCCCTCATTTCTAAAGAAAGCGTTCAGTATTACACGCAACAACGCCTCATCCCCTATCCTCACTGGGATGAAGAGAGCTTTTTTGACAATGAAAAGCGCAATTTTAAAGAATTGCTAGTCTTTGAAAGAGGTGGCTTGAAATTCGCCCCTTTGTTTGGCTTTGAAGCGCATTTTGATGAAATATGGGTTCAGGCTAAAAATCAGGGCGTGGATGTGGTGCTTTTAAGCAGCGTGGCATCGTTTGAATCCAATGAAAGGTGGCGTTTTTTATGCCAGATGCGCGCTTTTTGCGCTTCTTGTGTGGTGGTAAGGGCCAATAGGATCGGAGCGTATCGCCAAATCATTGTAAAAGAAGGGCAAAAAAACGAATTTTTGTGGAAATTTTATGGGGATAGTTTTGCGGCTTTACCTAATGGCGTTATTGAAAATTCTTTGGAGGGTAAAATGGGGGCTTTGAGCGTTCAAATTGATAAAAATGATATAGATGAATGGGCTAAATTATGGCATTTTAGAACGAGAGGGTTAAATGATTGA
- the uvrD gene encoding DNA helicase UvrD → MDFAKSILDNLNEVQKIAACHIQGPLLILAGAGSGKTKTLTSRLAYLIGACGVPSENTLTLTFTNKASKEMQERALKLLKNQAFIPPLLCTFHRFGLLFLRQHMSLLKRACDFSVLDSDEVKTLCKQLKISGFRANISQIKNGMIDLNTQDTECYKAYDLYQNALKKDNLVDFDDLLFLSLKILQDNEKLAKETSERYHYIMVDEYQDTNALQLEFLKILSFTHNNLCVVGDDDQSIYGFRGADISNILNFSKHFKGAKVVKLETNYRSSAEILKCANALISHNQNRHKKTLQSFKGSRKSVICKEYLTQKEESLDVAYQIKALLNKGENLENIAILYRLNGLSRNIEESLNALNIPYRLIGAVSFYERAEIKDALAFMHAVAQKDDRFFIKRVLNKPPRGLGKITQELIFSLLDERDSNLEEALKLGAFKDKLNPKNEYALKKFTAMIGRLREAFEFSVEKFCERFLEETNLLKSYEKEDNYEEREGFVKELLSLVKEHFKTNPTHSLLDFLNESVLDVHNTENAHKVSCMSVHMSKGLEFKHVFVIGLEEGFFPHRGFNQESDLEEERRLAYVAITRAKEELQLSYVKERSYFGKKITCLPSSFLEEAQLLQQNKPPKQDHKKNTPIKVGDLIKHKIFGTGRVLGVEKGLSGLCFKINCGGNVYDKISEKFVEKVDSGF, encoded by the coding sequence ATGGATTTTGCAAAAAGTATTTTAGACAATTTAAACGAAGTGCAAAAAATCGCCGCATGCCACATTCAAGGGCCTTTGTTGATTTTAGCGGGAGCTGGGAGCGGTAAGACTAAGACTTTAACGAGCCGTTTAGCGTATTTGATTGGGGCTTGTGGCGTGCCTAGCGAGAACACTTTAACGCTCACTTTCACCAATAAAGCGAGTAAAGAAATGCAAGAAAGGGCTTTGAAATTATTGAAAAACCAAGCGTTTATCCCCCCCTTGCTTTGCACTTTCCATCGTTTTGGTTTGTTGTTTTTAAGACAACACATGAGCCTTTTAAAAAGGGCGTGCGATTTTTCGGTGCTAGATAGCGATGAGGTTAAAACGCTTTGCAAACAGCTCAAAATTTCAGGTTTTAGAGCCAATATTTCTCAAATCAAAAACGGCATGATTGATTTAAATACACAAGACACAGAATGCTATAAAGCGTATGATCTTTATCAAAATGCCTTAAAAAAAGACAATTTAGTGGATTTTGACGATTTGCTTTTTTTAAGCCTTAAGATTTTACAAGATAATGAAAAGCTCGCCAAAGAGACTAGTGAGCGCTACCATTATATTATGGTAGATGAGTATCAAGACACAAACGCCTTGCAGCTAGAGTTTTTAAAAATATTGAGTTTTACGCATAATAATTTGTGCGTGGTGGGCGATGATGATCAAAGCATTTATGGTTTTAGGGGGGCGGATATTTCTAATATTTTAAATTTTTCCAAGCATTTTAAGGGGGCTAAAGTGGTGAAATTAGAGACCAACTACCGCTCCAGCGCTGAAATTTTAAAGTGTGCTAACGCGCTCATTAGCCACAACCAAAACCGCCACAAAAAAACGCTCCAGAGTTTTAAAGGCTCGCGTAAAAGCGTCATTTGTAAAGAGTATTTGACGCAAAAAGAAGAGAGCCTGGATGTGGCTTATCAAATCAAAGCCCTTTTAAATAAGGGTGAAAATTTAGAAAATATCGCTATTTTGTATCGCTTAAACGGGCTTAGCCGCAACATTGAAGAGAGCTTGAACGCTTTGAATATCCCTTATAGGCTTATCGGAGCGGTGAGTTTCTATGAAAGAGCGGAGATTAAAGACGCTTTGGCGTTCATGCATGCAGTGGCTCAAAAAGACGATCGTTTTTTTATCAAACGCGTTTTAAACAAGCCCCCAAGAGGCCTTGGCAAGATCACTCAAGAATTGATTTTTTCTCTTTTAGATGAGAGAGACTCAAATTTAGAAGAAGCGCTAAAACTTGGGGCGTTTAAAGACAAATTGAACCCTAAAAACGAATACGCTTTAAAGAAATTCACCGCCATGATAGGGCGATTAAGGGAGGCTTTTGAATTTTCTGTAGAGAAGTTTTGCGAGCGTTTTTTAGAAGAGACTAATCTGTTAAAAAGCTATGAAAAAGAAGACAATTACGAAGAAAGAGAGGGCTTTGTCAAAGAGCTTTTAAGCTTAGTGAAAGAGCATTTTAAAACTAACCCCACGCATTCTTTGTTAGACTTTTTAAATGAAAGCGTGCTGGATGTCCATAACACAGAAAACGCGCATAAAGTGAGTTGCATGAGCGTGCATATGAGTAAGGGCTTGGAATTTAAGCATGTGTTTGTGATTGGGTTAGAAGAAGGGTTTTTCCCGCATAGGGGGTTTAATCAAGAAAGCGATTTGGAAGAAGAAAGGCGCTTGGCTTACGTGGCGATCACTAGGGCTAAAGAAGAATTGCAACTCTCTTATGTCAAAGAGCGTTCGTATTTTGGGAAAAAAATCACCTGTTTACCCTCTTCGTTTTTAGAAGAAGCCCAGTTGCTCCAACAAAATAAACCCCCTAAACAAGATCACAAAAAAAACACGCCCATTAAAGTGGGGGATTTGATCAAGCATAAGATTTTTGGCACCGGAAGGGTTTTGGGCGTAGAAAAAGGCTTGAGCGGTTTGTGTTTTAAAATCAATTGCGGAGGGAATGTCTATGACAAAATTTCAGAAAAATTTGTAGAAAAAGTGGATAGCGGATTTTGA
- the serS gene encoding serine--tRNA ligase, whose product MIDRKLLLQDFDKVAHSLKKRNSVIDDGLERLREIITHYKKQLIELESLQAFQNKVSKEFGIKMTQKVDASDLKKELENNKIKLNELSKSVSELEQKIDLKLSIIPNLVDEKTPLGTSEEDNIEIKKILTPRDFTFTPKEHFELAQKNGWIDFESGVKLAKSRFSVIRGFGAKVYRALIHLMLDFNEKNGFEIIYTPALVNEKMLFGTGQLPKFKEDVFKIENENLYLIPTAEVTLTNLYNDTIISVEKLPIKMTAHTPCFRSEAGSAGKDTRGMIRQHQFDKVELVAITHPKESDVMQEYMLESASGILKALELPHRFVQLCSGDLGFSASNTIDIEVWLPGQNCYREISSVSNTRDFQARRAKIRFKENQKNQLVHTLNGSSLAVGRTMVALMENHQQADGSIHIPKALEKYL is encoded by the coding sequence ATGATTGATAGAAAACTTTTATTACAAGATTTTGATAAGGTGGCTCATTCTTTAAAAAAGCGTAACAGCGTGATAGATGATGGGTTGGAGCGTTTGCGCGAAATCATCACGCATTATAAAAAACAACTCATTGAGTTAGAAAGCTTGCAAGCCTTTCAAAACAAGGTTTCTAAAGAATTTGGTATCAAAATGACTCAAAAAGTGGATGCAAGCGATCTCAAAAAAGAGCTAGAAAACAATAAAATCAAGTTGAATGAGCTTTCCAAAAGCGTGAGCGAGTTGGAGCAAAAAATTGATTTAAAGCTTTCAATAATCCCTAATCTAGTGGATGAAAAAACCCCTTTAGGCACAAGCGAAGAAGATAATATAGAAATTAAAAAAATCTTAACCCCAAGAGATTTCACTTTCACGCCTAAAGAGCATTTTGAACTCGCTCAAAAAAATGGCTGGATTGATTTTGAAAGCGGCGTGAAACTCGCTAAAAGCCGTTTTTCAGTTATTAGGGGTTTTGGGGCCAAAGTTTATCGCGCGCTCATTCATTTAATGTTAGATTTTAATGAAAAAAATGGCTTTGAAATCATCTACACGCCGGCTTTAGTGAATGAAAAAATGCTTTTTGGGACTGGGCAATTACCCAAATTCAAAGAAGATGTTTTTAAAATAGAAAATGAAAATTTGTATTTGATCCCCACCGCTGAAGTAACGCTCACCAATTTATACAACGACACGATCATCAGCGTTGAAAAACTCCCGATTAAAATGACCGCACACACGCCTTGTTTCAGGAGCGAAGCAGGGAGTGCGGGAAAAGACACAAGGGGGATGATAAGACAACACCAATTTGATAAGGTGGAATTAGTGGCTATCACACACCCTAAAGAAAGCGATGTCATGCAAGAGTATATGCTAGAGAGCGCGAGTGGGATCTTAAAGGCTTTGGAATTACCTCATCGGTTTGTGCAATTATGCAGTGGGGATTTGGGTTTTAGTGCAAGTAATACGATAGATATTGAAGTGTGGTTGCCTGGGCAAAATTGTTATAGAGAAATCAGCTCGGTGTCTAACACGAGAGATTTTCAAGCCAGGCGGGCTAAAATCCGCTTCAAGGAAAATCAAAAAAACCAATTAGTGCACACTCTAAATGGCTCTTCTTTAGCGGTAGGAAGGACGATGGTCGCTTTAATGGAAAACCACCAGCAAGCGGATGGGAGCATCCACATTCCTAAGGCGTTAGAAAAATACCTTTAA
- a CDS encoding UbiX family flavin prenyltransferase, translating into MKLVLGISGASGIPLALRFLEKLPQEIEAFVVASKNAHIVALEETNINLKNAMKDLRPSAIFFNEQDIHASIASGSYGIHKMAIIPTSMDMVAKIAHGFGGDLISRCASVMLKEKRPLLIAPREMPLSDIMLENLLKLARSNAIISPPMMAYYTQSKTLEAMQDFLVGKWFDSLGIDNDLYPRWGVG; encoded by the coding sequence ATGAAATTAGTTTTAGGCATCAGCGGGGCGAGTGGAATCCCCCTAGCCTTGCGGTTTTTGGAAAAATTACCCCAAGAAATTGAAGCGTTTGTCGTGGCGTCTAAAAACGCGCACATCGTGGCTTTAGAAGAAACCAACATCAACCTTAAAAACGCCATGAAAGACTTGCGGCCTAGCGCTATTTTTTTTAACGAGCAAGATATCCATGCCAGCATTGCATCAGGGAGCTATGGTATCCATAAAATGGCGATCATTCCAACGAGCATGGACATGGTCGCTAAAATCGCGCATGGCTTTGGGGGGGATTTGATCTCCAGGTGTGCCTCTGTCATGCTTAAAGAAAAGCGCCCCTTGCTCATTGCCCCTAGAGAAATGCCTTTAAGCGATATTATGTTAGAAAATTTGCTCAAACTCGCGCGCTCTAATGCGATCATTTCACCGCCCATGATGGCTTATTACACCCAAAGCAAGACTTTAGAAGCGATGCAAGATTTTTTAGTGGGGAAGTGGTTTGATAGCTTAGGGATAGACAATGACTTATACCCGCGATGGGGGGTTGGCTGA
- the tmk gene encoding dTMP kinase: MYVVLEGIDGVGKSTQIELLKSAFQNALFTKEPGGTKIGETLRHIALHENLSELARAFLFLSDRAEHIESVIKPALKEKKLIISDRSLISGMAYSAFSSLELNLLATQSILPAKIILLWIDKEGLKERLSLKSLDKIENQGVEKLLHIQQKFKTHAYALKEQFGCEVLELNAKENAKNLHERISAFIQCVV; encoded by the coding sequence ATGTATGTGGTGTTAGAAGGCATTGATGGCGTGGGCAAAAGCACTCAAATAGAATTGTTAAAAAGCGCGTTTCAAAACGCCCTTTTTACCAAAGAGCCAGGGGGGACAAAAATAGGCGAAACTTTAAGGCATATAGCTTTACATGAAAACCTCAGCGAGTTAGCCAGAGCGTTTTTATTCTTAAGCGATAGGGCTGAGCATATAGAAAGCGTTATCAAACCGGCTTTAAAAGAAAAAAAACTCATCATTAGCGATAGGAGTTTGATCTCTGGCATGGCTTATAGCGCATTTTCAAGCTTGGAATTAAACCTGCTTGCCACTCAAAGCATCTTACCCGCAAAAATCATTCTTTTATGGATAGACAAAGAGGGCTTAAAAGAGCGCTTAAGCCTTAAAAGCTTGGACAAAATAGAAAACCAAGGCGTAGAAAAATTACTCCATATCCAGCAAAAGTTCAAAACGCATGCTTATGCTTTAAAAGAACAATTTGGGTGCGAGGTTTTGGAATTAAACGCTAAAGAAAACGCCAAAAATTTGCATGAGCGAATCAGCGCCTTTATCCAATGCGTTGTTTAA
- a CDS encoding tetratricopeptide repeat protein translates to MLNEEQNPQKLEELEQKGSENKAEKETPLKGIHSKIPSFKQALEQTLNKIKNSKNFFKQLLHNKKRLYITLGVLVLLIALIAALSLLIGHKKESQPTSLQANTPNAASETPNKTNTTTEAEGQIENLDLPDLIGKDSLKRSDENQVDAMIQKASILYEQGQKDEALHLFDKIASFSQGIASHNLGVIKFKEKDFNGALDLFDSSIASKENASVSAIDALVSAYYLQDADLYYHYLKIARDTLYKDYKKSFYSYAYALKSYYAEEYFEALSPLMHPNSNAFLKPNARLASKLFLMFKDEANAYKQLQKSADIQDELSLGLLQARLGNYKQALQHLQHYLHNYPKDLNALMALELVGLKMGDTLKASEALKLASHTKEDSVLANSFYPIKPTINPVFLDKEKAKERFWNTQYFEGKRDFIYRLLFYYAPFKVLDSKETLGVIEEGLFLLDSDTQKDLEGASLAFKRGRLMAIADKNALKGLKELEKKRLKKALGFFNLSLKNSPNNALLHYNAGLIYAQLEDYYKAYFHFLRAFHLNSADYLSAIFAILASHFTHEDTTEFLREITESFYSQDFSSPTQKALLSSLIAYLNYRTNWDMDWLKNAPKKLPFYYALEAVFAKESKDKKLMVQSFGNLKKMLPNDLISNIFYEIVSYYDASIRHTLSIYTLLDSHKISWDQTMLGPILGRNFYAYMGFMVNDLDKQEKLLEQKIASLEESEAPNDWLDNLALVSLFQGKYEKASALYQNLIDGLKDNEARLKILASLAYIAQNNYDSAALWLELGKLDEPNNENIRYALGLLYQRKGDLKSALNHFLAIKTSDFFSPYFDFEIDTNLLKERLNQEKKGEFLE, encoded by the coding sequence GTGCTAAATGAAGAGCAAAATCCTCAAAAATTAGAAGAATTAGAGCAAAAAGGGAGCGAAAACAAGGCTGAAAAAGAAACCCCTTTAAAGGGCATTCACTCTAAAATCCCTTCTTTCAAGCAGGCTTTAGAACAAACCCTTAATAAAATCAAAAACTCTAAAAACTTTTTCAAACAACTTTTACACAATAAAAAAAGGCTTTATATCACGCTTGGAGTGTTAGTTTTACTCATTGCACTCATTGCGGCTTTGAGCTTGTTGATAGGGCATAAAAAAGAAAGCCAACCAACTTCTTTACAAGCTAATACCCCTAACGCTGCTAGCGAAACGCCTAATAAGACCAACACCACCACAGAAGCCGAGGGGCAAATAGAGAATTTGGATTTACCTGATTTAATCGGTAAAGACTCCCTCAAAAGAAGCGATGAAAATCAAGTAGATGCGATGATACAAAAAGCGAGTATTTTGTATGAGCAAGGGCAAAAAGATGAGGCCTTACATTTGTTTGATAAAATCGCTTCTTTTTCGCAAGGGATTGCGAGCCACAATTTAGGGGTGATTAAATTTAAAGAAAAGGATTTTAATGGGGCATTGGATTTGTTTGATTCTAGTATCGCCTCTAAAGAAAATGCGAGCGTGAGCGCAATTGATGCGTTAGTGAGCGCTTACTATTTACAAGATGCGGATTTGTATTATCATTATTTAAAAATTGCGAGAGACACTTTGTATAAAGATTATAAAAAGTCTTTTTATTCCTACGCTTACGCGCTCAAATCCTATTACGCTGAAGAGTATTTTGAAGCGCTATCGCCTTTAATGCACCCTAATTCCAACGCCTTTTTAAAACCTAATGCTCGCTTAGCTTCTAAATTGTTTTTGATGTTTAAAGATGAAGCTAACGCCTATAAACAATTGCAAAAAAGTGCAGATATTCAAGATGAGCTTTCTTTAGGGCTTTTACAAGCTCGTTTGGGCAATTACAAGCAGGCTTTGCAGCATTTGCAACATTATTTGCACAACTACCCTAAAGATTTAAACGCTTTAATGGCTTTGGAGTTAGTGGGCTTGAAAATGGGCGATACCCTTAAAGCGAGCGAAGCCTTAAAACTAGCCAGCCACACAAAAGAAGATAGCGTCTTAGCCAACTCTTTTTACCCTATCAAACCTACCATCAACCCTGTTTTTTTAGACAAAGAAAAAGCTAAAGAGCGTTTTTGGAACACACAATATTTTGAAGGCAAGAGGGATTTTATCTACCGTTTGTTATTTTATTACGCCCCTTTTAAGGTTTTAGACTCTAAAGAAACCTTAGGCGTGATTGAAGAGGGGCTGTTTCTTTTGGATTCTGACACGCAAAAGGATTTAGAGGGGGCAAGCCTTGCTTTTAAAAGGGGGCGTTTGATGGCGATAGCGGATAAAAACGCGCTCAAAGGGTTGAAAGAATTAGAAAAGAAACGCCTGAAAAAAGCCCTTGGTTTTTTCAATTTGTCTTTAAAAAATAGCCCCAATAACGCGCTTCTTCATTATAATGCGGGCTTGATTTATGCACAATTAGAGGATTATTATAAGGCTTATTTCCATTTTTTAAGGGCTTTTCATTTGAATTCTGCGGATTATTTGAGCGCGATTTTTGCCATTTTAGCCTCGCATTTCACCCATGAAGACACCACGGAGTTTTTAAGAGAAATTACTGAGAGTTTTTACAGTCAGGATTTTTCTAGCCCCACGCAAAAAGCTTTATTATCTTCACTCATCGCTTATTTGAATTACCGCACGAATTGGGATATGGACTGGCTTAAAAACGCCCCTAAAAAACTCCCTTTTTATTACGCGCTAGAAGCGGTTTTCGCTAAAGAGAGCAAGGATAAAAAATTGATGGTCCAATCTTTTGGGAATTTAAAAAAAATGCTCCCTAACGATCTCATCTCTAATATCTTTTATGAAATTGTCTCGTATTATGATGCGAGCATTCGGCACACTTTAAGCATTTACACCCTTTTAGATTCGCATAAAATCAGCTGGGATCAAACCATGCTAGGGCCAATTTTAGGGCGTAATTTCTACGCTTACATGGGATTTATGGTCAATGATTTAGACAAACAAGAAAAATTACTAGAGCAAAAAATCGCCAGTTTAGAAGAGAGCGAAGCCCCTAATGATTGGCTAGACAATTTAGCGCTAGTGAGTTTGTTTCAAGGCAAGTATGAAAAAGCGAGCGCGTTGTATCAAAATCTCATTGATGGTCTTAAAGATAATGAAGCGCGTTTAAAAATTTTGGCTAGTTTGGCTTATATCGCGCAAAATAATTACGATAGCGCGGCTTTATGGCTAGAGCTTGGGAAATTAGATGAGCCTAATAATGAGAATATCCGTTACGCTTTAGGGTTGTTGTATCAAAGAAAAGGGGATCTCAAATCAGCGTTAAACCATTTTCTAGCCATTAAAACCTCTGATTTTTTTTCGCCTTATTTTGATTTTGAAATTGATACCAACCTTTTAAAAGAGCGTTTGAACCAAGAAAAAAAAGGCGAGTTTTTAGAATAA
- a CDS encoding ComF family protein, which yields MRCLTCLRLSFKPLCQNCLNDLPLSLKVRVLEGVSVYSFYAYSEIEELIKSKYALIGSRVLPLLSQKVGAKFVKILQEKGLNAPLYGIAIDDKIKSFYSHSAALLKGFCQGNLKPAYGNLRATNSVSYAGKSLEFRANNPRNFTFKGDGFLDYFLLDDIITTGTTLKEALKYLKTLNIKAHFAIALCSADE from the coding sequence ATGCGTTGTTTAACTTGTTTAAGGCTCTCTTTCAAGCCCCTTTGCCAGAATTGCTTGAACGATTTGCCCTTAAGCTTAAAAGTAAGGGTTTTAGAGGGCGTGAGCGTGTATAGTTTTTACGCTTATAGCGAAATAGAAGAATTGATTAAAAGCAAATACGCGCTGATTGGCTCTCGCGTTTTGCCCTTGCTTTCTCAAAAAGTGGGCGCAAAGTTTGTGAAAATCTTACAAGAAAAAGGCTTGAACGCCCCCCTTTATGGCATCGCTATTGATGATAAGATCAAATCCTTTTACTCGCATTCCGCCGCGCTTTTAAAAGGCTTTTGTCAAGGCAATTTAAAGCCCGCTTACGGGAATTTAAGGGCGACTAATTCTGTTTCGTATGCCGGGAAAAGCCTAGAATTTCGCGCCAATAACCCTAGGAATTTCACTTTCAAAGGCGATGGATTTTTAGATTATTTCTTGTTGGATGATATTATCACCACCGGCACCACCCTAAAAGAAGCCTTAAAATATCTTAAAACTCTCAATATTAAAGCGCATTTTGCGATCGCGCTTTGCAGCGCGGATGAATGA
- the flgA gene encoding flagellar basal body P-ring formation chaperone FlgA, with protein MKIFILFFMVLNALLAMDTNTLKTEIKAIYLKKYKDLKLEIENIHLEIPERFSNSFIISYELNPSNKLKKDGVVFLRLENEPNLRLPVRYSVIGSMQAFKSTNTIKKDENITANNTKKERIAFGTLSNPLLESAIDKVSAKVFIAADTLLNTDKTQDLIIVRKNDIITGVYEEGRISIEISLKALENGSLNQIIQAKNLESNKILKAKVLSSSKVQIL; from the coding sequence TTGAAAATTTTCATTCTTTTTTTCATGGTTTTAAACGCGCTATTGGCTATGGATACTAATACGCTTAAAACAGAGATTAAAGCAATTTATCTTAAAAAATACAAAGACTTAAAACTGGAAATTGAAAATATCCATTTAGAAATCCCAGAGCGTTTTTCTAATTCTTTCATTATAAGCTATGAATTAAACCCCTCCAACAAGCTTAAAAAAGATGGGGTCGTGTTTTTAAGATTGGAAAATGAGCCTAATTTACGCCTACCGGTGCGTTATAGCGTGATAGGGAGCATGCAAGCTTTTAAAAGCACCAACACGATTAAAAAAGATGAAAACATCACCGCTAACAACACTAAAAAAGAGCGCATTGCTTTTGGCACGCTTTCTAACCCTTTATTAGAGAGCGCGATTGATAAAGTGAGCGCGAAAGTCTTCATCGCTGCTGATACGCTTTTAAACACGGACAAAACCCAAGATTTAATCATTGTGCGTAAAAATGACATCATCACCGGAGTGTATGAAGAAGGGCGTATCAGCATAGAAATAAGCCTAAAAGCCCTAGAAAATGGCTCGCTCAATCAAATCATTCAAGCGAAAAATTTAGAAAGCAATAAAATCTTAAAAGCAAAAGTGTTAAGCAGCTCTAAAGTTCAAATCTTATAA
- the coaD gene encoding pantetheine-phosphate adenylyltransferase, translating into MQKIGIYPGTFDPVTNGHIDIIHRSSELFEKLIVAVAHSSAKNPMFSLKERLEMIQLATKSFKNVECIAFEGLLANLAKEYHCRVLVRGLRVVSDFEYELQMGYANKSLNHELETLYFMPTLQNAFISSSIVRSIIAHKGDASHLVPKEIYPFISKV; encoded by the coding sequence ATGCAAAAAATAGGCATTTACCCCGGCACTTTTGATCCTGTTACTAATGGGCATATAGACATCATCCATCGCTCTAGCGAATTGTTTGAAAAACTCATTGTCGCTGTGGCGCACTCAAGCGCTAAAAACCCTATGTTTAGTTTAAAAGAGCGCTTAGAAATGATACAGCTTGCCACTAAAAGTTTTAAAAATGTAGAATGCATCGCATTTGAAGGGCTATTAGCCAACTTGGCTAAAGAGTATCATTGTAGGGTGTTAGTCAGGGGTTTAAGGGTGGTGAGCGATTTTGAATACGAATTGCAAATGGGCTATGCGAACAAATCCTTAAACCACGAATTAGAAACCTTGTATTTCATGCCCACTTTACAAAATGCGTTTATTAGCTCTTCTATTGTGCGATCCATTATCGCTCATAAGGGCGATGCGAGCCATTTAGTGCCTAAAGAAATTTACCCTTTTATTTCAAAGGTTTAA